A stretch of DNA from Methanomassiliicoccales archaeon:
CCGAAGCTTTTCGGTTTTCTTTCCTTCTTGGCATTCCCACTTTTGTGGGAGCCGCCATTTTCTCCGGTCTTTCCGCCGCGCCGGAAAACATAGGGGGACTGGCAGTCGGCGCTATCTCCGCGTTTGTCTTCGGACTTTTTGCCCTCTGGATTTTCCGGCACCTGTTTTCCAGACGACGACTTTGGCCGTTGGCCCTTTATTGCCTTCTTCTGGGGATTGCCGGCTTGGCGGGGAGCTGAGAGCCGGACATTTGTCCCGAGTCCGAGGTCAGCGAAGGTCACGAAGATTACCCTTAGCTCCACCCTCCATAACCCGGCCGCCCTTCGGCCTGGGCCGCGCCCGCGGCACAGTAGCCTCAGCCATGCGGGCAAAGTGCGTGCTGGTTTGTTTGATCTCCGCAGCTTCCTTTGCCTTTGGAGCGAGTTTCTCCGCAAGGGGGGTAGCCGATCCCCAGGGATGGATTTGGCTTTGTGGAGATGTAGATCAGGCTTTATGGCAGTTCTTCGATCTTTCGTGGGAAGGAAGCCATTTTGTGGTTGAACTCGCGGTGCAAACGCGAAACTGGCAGACCCCGCCTCCTGCCTCCTTGCCCGTGACGGTGTACTTTTTCACCTTTTCATCTTCCCTCACAAGGCGGGTATTGCTTCAGCGCGTCGGGGAAACCGGCTCCTACGTTGCGTATTTCGGACAAACTCTGTTAGCGCGCCGAGAATTGCAGATCGGTTCGTACCTTGGGGTTAAGCTCTCTATAAACGCAAGCGAAGTGGAAATCGGAGTGCATCCTTCCTCTGTATCCGTGAAGGGCGAACGCAGTTTTATT
This window harbors:
- a CDS encoding undecaprenyl-diphosphate phosphatase, giving the protein EAFRFSFLLGIPTFVGAAIFSGLSAAPENIGGLAVGAISAFVFGLFALWIFRHLFSRRRLWPLALYCLLLGIAGLAGS